A genomic region of Fluviispira vulneris contains the following coding sequences:
- the mnmA gene encoding tRNA 2-thiouridine(34) synthase MnmA encodes MKKRVLIAMSGGVDSSVAAAILVEQGYDVIGVTMQLWDYSQNENSCDPNSKFDTCCSLDDVADARMVAHKLGIPFYVFDYQDDFKENVVDYFTDEYLKGRTPNPCVACNTFLKFDHLLDRAQRLGCDYVATGHYAQIQYDEVYGQYKLIKGLDSKKDQSYFLYSMTQDRLSKVLFPVGNLTKTEVRMIAEKYGLVNAAKKESMEICFIPNNDYAKFIAERTSEEDLIKGEIRHEDGRLLGKHDGIHQFTVGQRKGLKISSEYPLYVTRIDSETGTVFAGEDKYLYRSGFSFKKFHMIRNFGKSIDFEVKIRYRSQPCAAILEKNGETVTLKFVTQQKSVTPGQIAVLYLGDEVVGGGFIDKVFV; translated from the coding sequence ATGAAAAAAAGAGTTTTAATTGCAATGTCGGGCGGCGTTGATAGTTCAGTCGCAGCTGCTATCTTAGTTGAACAAGGATATGATGTTATTGGTGTGACCATGCAATTGTGGGACTATTCACAAAATGAAAACAGCTGTGATCCAAATAGTAAATTCGATACATGCTGTAGTCTAGATGATGTTGCTGATGCACGTATGGTTGCACATAAATTGGGAATCCCTTTTTATGTTTTTGATTATCAAGACGATTTTAAAGAAAATGTCGTCGACTATTTTACGGATGAGTATTTAAAAGGGCGCACACCAAATCCTTGTGTGGCATGTAATACTTTTTTAAAATTTGATCATTTATTAGATAGAGCGCAAAGACTTGGCTGTGATTATGTTGCCACAGGTCATTACGCACAAATACAATATGATGAAGTATATGGACAATACAAATTAATCAAAGGGTTAGATTCTAAAAAAGATCAAAGTTACTTTTTATATTCGATGACCCAAGATAGATTGTCTAAAGTGCTTTTCCCTGTTGGTAATTTAACTAAGACCGAAGTCAGAATGATTGCTGAAAAATATGGTCTTGTTAATGCAGCCAAAAAAGAAAGCATGGAAATCTGCTTTATTCCTAATAATGATTATGCTAAATTTATTGCAGAAAGAACTTCTGAAGAAGATCTTATCAAGGGTGAAATCCGTCATGAAGATGGACGTTTATTAGGTAAGCATGATGGTATTCATCAATTTACAGTAGGTCAAAGGAAGGGCTTAAAAATCTCATCTGAATACCCATTGTATGTGACACGTATTGATTCCGAGACAGGAACCGTTTTTGCTGGTGAAGACAAATATCTTTATCGATCTGGATTTTCTTTTAAAAAATTCCATATGATTCGTAATTTTGGAAAATCTATTGATTTTGAAGTTAAGATTCGTTACCGTTCACAACCATGCGCTGCAATCTTAGAAAAAAATGGTGAAACTGTTACATTAAAATTTGTAACTCAACAAAAATCAGTCACTCCGGGGCAAATTGCAGTTTTATATTTGGGTGATGAAGTTGTTGGTGGTGGTTTTATTGATAAGGTCTTTGTCTAA
- a CDS encoding ribonuclease III family protein — protein sequence MLEKRLTLLRTHFKELNFTKLSRVFPQIEANIDKLGEIQGHRYQDKKLAAISLVHRSSLVYWPTDKSGIFSNERLEFLGDAFLSFFVASEAMIEHRSLQEGDLSRLRAALVGTENLALKSRDLGIGECLLVGKAEMNSNPQRRDNVLADAFEAVTAALLLDAGEEKARAWLLKIFSEDLLAGKDTLLKFDAKSKLQQWTQGIIGVPPVYKAIGTEGTPQETFFIVAAFIGETEIGRASAASKREASKKVADKIIEKIESGELTKEMIVSFFGKEK from the coding sequence ATGCTTGAAAAACGTCTTACCTTACTTAGGACGCACTTTAAAGAGCTTAATTTCACTAAATTAAGTCGAGTCTTCCCACAGATTGAAGCGAATATTGATAAGCTTGGAGAAATTCAAGGGCATCGCTATCAAGATAAAAAATTGGCTGCAATTTCTCTTGTGCATCGCTCATCTCTGGTCTATTGGCCTACAGACAAGTCTGGAATTTTTTCAAACGAAAGGCTTGAGTTTTTAGGTGATGCTTTTTTAAGTTTTTTTGTTGCTTCAGAAGCAATGATTGAACACAGATCTCTTCAAGAGGGCGACTTATCTCGTCTTAGAGCTGCACTCGTCGGTACAGAAAATCTTGCATTAAAAAGCCGTGATCTTGGAATTGGTGAGTGTTTACTCGTTGGCAAGGCTGAAATGAATTCTAATCCCCAGCGACGTGACAATGTCCTCGCAGATGCCTTTGAAGCCGTAACAGCTGCTTTGTTATTAGATGCAGGTGAAGAAAAGGCACGGGCTTGGCTTTTAAAAATATTTTCTGAAGATCTCCTAGCAGGAAAAGATACCTTATTGAAATTTGATGCAAAAAGTAAACTTCAACAATGGACGCAAGGAATCATTGGAGTTCCTCCTGTATACAAAGCGATAGGAACCGAAGGAACGCCACAGGAAACTTTTTTTATTGTGGCAGCTTTTATTGGTGAAACTGAAATAGGACGAGCTTCTGCAGCAAGTAAACGAGAAGCAAGTAAAAAAGTTGCTGATAAAATCATTGAGAAAATTGAGAGTGGTGAATTGACGAAAGAAATGATTGTAAGTTTTTTTGGAAAAGAAAAATGA
- the era gene encoding GTPase Era, translated as MNKKCGYIALLGRPNAGKSTFLNAFLGAKLAVVSNKPQTTRNKILGVYTEGDSQALLLDTPGIHKAQGLPKMNQVMNKVAWSVLADADFVCYLIDVTQGWTEEDANWIEGILKKYNKKALLLATKTDKVKMEEVEQGMINIAEGFRALSEKISALSEIKCQFIGETPQAISSKRPEEVAQLRHFILDQLPQAEWLYAEDDLTDRPQKFVCAEIIREQIFRQLGQELPYKIAVIIELFEHKKNVTDISATIVVDRDSHKGIVIGKNGSRIKSLGTDARISLERHLERKVFLELFVKVKPGWTEDSNMLLEFANLQEPDDVK; from the coding sequence ATGAATAAAAAATGTGGATATATAGCTCTTTTAGGTCGCCCGAACGCTGGTAAAAGTACCTTTTTAAATGCGTTTCTAGGCGCAAAACTTGCGGTTGTGAGCAATAAGCCTCAAACAACAAGAAATAAAATTCTTGGTGTTTATACAGAAGGTGACAGTCAAGCCCTTCTGTTAGATACTCCTGGAATTCATAAAGCTCAGGGCTTGCCAAAAATGAACCAAGTTATGAATAAAGTTGCTTGGAGCGTTCTCGCAGACGCTGATTTTGTCTGTTACTTAATTGATGTAACTCAAGGATGGACAGAAGAAGACGCAAATTGGATCGAAGGTATATTAAAAAAATACAATAAAAAGGCTCTGCTTCTTGCAACTAAGACAGATAAGGTTAAAATGGAAGAAGTAGAACAAGGAATGATCAACATTGCAGAAGGATTTCGAGCGTTATCCGAGAAAATATCTGCTCTGAGTGAAATTAAGTGTCAATTTATTGGGGAAACCCCTCAAGCTATTTCTTCTAAAAGACCTGAAGAAGTTGCTCAATTGAGACATTTTATCTTGGATCAATTGCCACAAGCTGAATGGTTGTATGCAGAAGATGATCTAACGGATCGCCCCCAGAAATTTGTATGTGCTGAGATTATTAGAGAGCAAATTTTCCGCCAATTAGGACAAGAGCTTCCTTATAAGATTGCTGTCATTATTGAGCTATTTGAGCATAAAAAAAATGTTACAGATATCTCAGCAACAATAGTTGTTGATAGGGACTCGCACAAAGGTATTGTCATTGGTAAAAATGGTTCACGTATTAAAAGTCTTGGAACCGATGCGAGAATTTCGCTTGAACGTCATCTTGAAAGAAAGGTTTTTTTGGAATTATTTGTTAAAGTAAAACCAGGATGGACCGAAGATTCAAATATGTTATTGGAATTTGCAAATTTGCAAGAACCAGATGATGTGAAGTAG
- the coaE gene encoding dephospho-CoA kinase (Dephospho-CoA kinase (CoaE) performs the final step in coenzyme A biosynthesis.) — MHKLIAITGGIGSGKSTLAKKLALRGYCVWDADLFSREVLFFPQVQARIKTIFGDSVFIGNGILDRELVRKQIFSSPKLKKSLEGILHPAIAELLKAKLSALKENAPSAWAFYEASLILELGRKENFDACVVVIAKENVKLKRLKLNRKLSESDARKIMQTQMSDEQKIKYADFVIDNSKDESELEKSIDNLLLFLREKFS; from the coding sequence ATGCACAAATTGATTGCTATTACAGGTGGGATAGGATCTGGTAAATCAACTCTGGCAAAAAAACTTGCGCTGAGAGGATATTGTGTTTGGGATGCAGATTTATTTTCTCGAGAAGTTTTATTTTTTCCACAAGTTCAAGCACGCATAAAAACGATTTTTGGTGATTCTGTATTCATTGGAAATGGAATTTTAGATCGAGAGCTTGTTCGTAAGCAAATTTTTTCTTCCCCAAAATTAAAAAAATCTTTAGAAGGTATTTTGCATCCAGCAATTGCTGAGTTATTGAAAGCAAAATTATCAGCATTAAAAGAGAACGCTCCATCAGCATGGGCGTTTTATGAAGCTTCTTTGATTTTAGAACTTGGTAGAAAAGAGAATTTCGATGCTTGTGTAGTTGTTATAGCAAAAGAAAATGTAAAATTAAAACGTCTGAAATTAAATAGAAAACTATCAGAATCAGATGCCCGTAAAATAATGCAAACTCAGATGTCTGACGAGCAAAAAATTAAATATGCAGATTTCGTTATTGATAATTCAAAGGATGAATCTGAACTTGAAAAATCAATTGATAATTTACTATTATTCTTGCGTGAAAAATTTTCTTAA
- a CDS encoding APC family permease gives MQLKRNISKTSLLFLSIGSIVGSGWLFGSFYTAQLAGPAAIVAWMLGGLFVAIIALTFAELSTMLPLSGGSIAYSLMSHGKMAGAIFGWITWLWTMVVVPIEVQAVMQYASNYIPNVTERVNNADVLTARGLLVATVLMAILSIINVIGVKFMAETNKMVVIWKLIIPIAVAYLLLTTEIHPENLSSHGFAPFGFNGILSGIAIGGVSFSFFGFQTAIFMAGEAKNPQKSIPFALFGSLFACMILYSVLQLGFILSLNPSSLVNGWSQISFTGDAGPFAGIFIGLGLAYMVKILYFDAILSPLGTAVGFVASSSRILYSMSLQNDAPKILAKVNRFSIPWIAILANFIIGMLFFLPFSGWQSMVAFLSAAIVVSLACGPICLPIFRKKFPNIPRPFKLPFAKTISFIAFYICNLLLQWSGWNTVWKLQCAVGIGIFIVIGSHYFAKDSAEEKLHIKSFSWIILYLILSTITSYLGTFGGGIALISMQLDFIVILITSAIIFYVAQKSAISDEESNDLFEKLISEHLKKKNL, from the coding sequence ATGCAACTTAAAAGAAATATATCAAAAACCAGTCTTCTTTTTTTATCGATTGGTTCAATCGTTGGCTCTGGATGGCTGTTTGGCTCATTTTATACCGCACAGCTGGCTGGTCCGGCTGCTATCGTCGCTTGGATGTTAGGAGGTTTATTTGTTGCTATAATTGCTCTTACTTTTGCTGAGCTTTCCACGATGTTGCCTCTCAGTGGAGGCTCAATTGCTTATTCACTTATGAGTCATGGAAAAATGGCTGGTGCCATATTTGGTTGGATAACTTGGCTTTGGACAATGGTTGTTGTACCTATCGAAGTTCAAGCTGTAATGCAATATGCTTCTAATTATATTCCAAACGTCACTGAGCGCGTAAACAATGCAGATGTTTTGACTGCAAGAGGTCTATTGGTAGCTACAGTTCTTATGGCAATTTTATCGATAATAAATGTTATCGGTGTAAAATTTATGGCAGAAACCAATAAAATGGTTGTCATTTGGAAATTAATTATTCCAATTGCAGTTGCATATCTTTTGTTAACAACAGAAATTCACCCAGAAAACTTAAGTTCGCACGGTTTTGCTCCATTTGGCTTTAATGGAATATTATCTGGAATTGCTATTGGTGGTGTGAGCTTTTCTTTTTTTGGTTTTCAAACAGCGATCTTTATGGCTGGCGAGGCAAAAAACCCACAAAAATCTATTCCTTTTGCTCTTTTTGGTTCTCTTTTTGCTTGTATGATTTTATATTCAGTTCTTCAGCTTGGTTTCATTCTATCTTTAAATCCCAGTTCCTTAGTAAACGGTTGGAGCCAAATAAGTTTTACAGGTGATGCTGGCCCATTTGCTGGTATATTTATTGGCTTAGGCCTCGCATATATGGTCAAAATTCTTTATTTTGACGCTATTTTATCGCCCTTAGGAACAGCTGTTGGCTTTGTTGCTTCTTCTTCCAGAATTCTTTATTCAATGAGTTTACAAAATGATGCTCCAAAAATCTTAGCAAAAGTAAATCGTTTTTCCATCCCATGGATTGCTATTTTAGCAAATTTTATCATTGGTATGCTTTTCTTTCTTCCGTTTTCGGGTTGGCAATCCATGGTCGCATTTTTATCTGCAGCTATCGTAGTATCACTCGCTTGTGGTCCGATCTGTCTCCCTATTTTTAGAAAAAAATTCCCAAATATTCCTCGTCCATTTAAGCTACCGTTTGCAAAAACAATATCATTCATCGCTTTTTATATCTGCAATTTATTATTGCAATGGAGTGGATGGAATACGGTCTGGAAACTTCAATGCGCTGTTGGAATAGGAATCTTTATCGTAATTGGTTCCCACTATTTTGCAAAGGACTCTGCTGAGGAAAAACTGCATATAAAATCTTTTTCATGGATAATTCTTTATCTAATTTTATCAACAATAACTTCTTATCTAGGAACTTTTGGTGGCGGCATTGCTTTAATAAGTATGCAATTAGATTTTATTGTAATTCTTATTACTAGCGCAATTATTTTTTATGTAGCCCAAAAATCAGCAATATCCGACGAAGAATCAAATGATTTATTTGAAAAGTTAATTTCCGAGCACTTAAAAAAGAAGAATCTTTAA
- a CDS encoding RluA family pseudouridine synthase — translation MLKSKSAKITDLYVGERFDIAAAALFQELSRKKIKSIIDAGGAYINKKRISIAKTQLKLGDKIEIFWEEVQKKQENATDKEYSIKNTLGTSISKKTIIFENENFLVIDKPAGIASQSTLSSSKDTIFYALNAFDAKKYKIENMFLVHRLDKDTSGLMIIAKNKDVQKKFEDLFKEKNIEKTYDALVFFTPKKMEGNINFPIAKDSSRKNCYFAVTNPNSKIKDIKQAETFYNVEKVFGKNEVSLIQCKPKTGRTHQIRVHLSAIGCPLLGDKTYSQNIHGHRYLQVALRHMLHASHLKFTLDGEKFEFNATIPEDFRRIIKIVEGIQ, via the coding sequence ATGTTAAAGTCGAAGAGTGCAAAAATAACTGATTTATATGTTGGAGAAAGATTTGACATTGCTGCTGCTGCTTTGTTTCAAGAATTAAGTCGAAAAAAAATTAAGTCCATAATTGATGCCGGTGGCGCTTATATAAATAAAAAAAGAATATCCATTGCAAAGACACAATTAAAATTAGGTGATAAAATTGAGATATTTTGGGAAGAAGTACAAAAGAAACAGGAAAACGCTACGGATAAAGAATATTCAATAAAAAATACGCTCGGTACCTCGATCTCGAAAAAAACAATTATATTTGAGAATGAAAATTTCCTTGTTATTGATAAACCCGCTGGTATTGCTTCACAATCTACGTTATCATCAAGTAAGGATACGATTTTTTATGCACTTAATGCTTTTGATGCGAAAAAATATAAAATTGAAAATATGTTCCTTGTTCATAGATTAGATAAAGACACATCAGGCTTAATGATAATTGCTAAAAACAAAGATGTACAAAAGAAATTTGAAGATCTTTTCAAAGAAAAAAATATTGAAAAAACGTATGATGCGCTTGTTTTTTTTACTCCAAAAAAAATGGAAGGGAATATTAATTTTCCAATTGCAAAGGATAGCTCAAGAAAAAATTGTTACTTTGCCGTAACGAACCCTAATTCAAAAATTAAAGATATCAAACAGGCTGAAACATTTTATAATGTCGAAAAAGTATTTGGTAAAAATGAAGTTTCTTTAATTCAATGTAAACCCAAAACTGGTAGAACTCATCAAATTCGCGTGCATCTTTCTGCTATAGGCTGTCCGCTTTTAGGAGATAAAACATACTCACAGAATATTCATGGACATCGCTATTTACAAGTTGCACTGCGTCATATGTTGCATGCAAGTCATCTCAAATTTACCTTGGATGGAGAAAAATTTGAGTTTAATGCTACAATTCCAGAAGACTTTCGACGTATAATAAAAATTGTTGAAGGCATACAATAA
- the icd gene encoding isocitrate dehydrogenase (NADP(+)), which translates to MAYKLITVPQGGAAIKVDSTGKLQVPDNPVIPYIEGDGTGPDIWKASQLVFDAAVLKAYGGKKKIHWMEVPAGEKSFNGNGNWLPDETIDAIKEYRVAIKGPLTTPVGGGIRSLNVALRQILDLYQCVRPVRWYTNVPSPVREPQKVNMCIFRENTEDIYAGIEFKAGSDDQKKLRDFLVNTLGKKVREDSGLGIKPISEFGSKRLVRAAINYAIKNKCKSVTLVHKGNIMKFTEGAFRDWGYEVAKTEFRDQCVTWEECGGKAPAGKIIVKDAIADNMFQQALLRPDEYEVLACTNLNGDYLSDALAAQVGGLGIAPGANIGDGYALFEATHGTAPKYAGQDKVNPGSVILSGNMMFEYLGWTEVVQMIEKAFEKTLAQKVVTYDFARQLEGAKEVKCSEFAKAIISNL; encoded by the coding sequence ATGGCTTATAAATTGATTACGGTTCCACAAGGTGGTGCAGCAATTAAAGTGGATTCAACTGGCAAATTACAAGTTCCAGATAATCCTGTTATTCCTTATATTGAAGGAGATGGTACAGGTCCTGATATCTGGAAAGCTTCTCAACTCGTTTTTGATGCTGCGGTTTTAAAAGCTTATGGTGGTAAGAAAAAAATTCATTGGATGGAAGTTCCTGCAGGAGAAAAATCGTTTAATGGTAATGGAAATTGGCTTCCAGATGAAACAATTGACGCAATAAAAGAATATAGAGTCGCCATTAAAGGTCCTCTCACTACCCCTGTTGGAGGAGGTATTAGAAGTTTAAATGTGGCCTTGAGACAGATTCTTGATTTATATCAATGCGTGCGTCCTGTACGTTGGTACACCAACGTACCATCGCCTGTGCGTGAGCCACAAAAAGTAAATATGTGTATTTTCCGTGAAAATACTGAAGATATTTATGCTGGTATTGAATTTAAAGCAGGAAGTGATGATCAGAAAAAGTTACGTGACTTTCTTGTAAATACTCTTGGCAAGAAAGTTCGTGAAGACTCTGGCCTGGGAATCAAACCTATCAGTGAATTTGGATCAAAAAGACTCGTACGAGCAGCAATAAATTATGCAATTAAAAATAAATGCAAAAGCGTTACTTTAGTGCATAAGGGTAATATTATGAAGTTTACTGAAGGCGCTTTCCGTGATTGGGGCTATGAAGTTGCTAAAACTGAATTCCGTGATCAATGTGTCACATGGGAAGAATGTGGTGGAAAAGCTCCTGCAGGAAAAATAATTGTCAAAGATGCTATTGCAGACAATATGTTTCAACAAGCATTGTTACGTCCAGACGAATATGAAGTCCTAGCGTGTACAAATTTAAATGGTGATTATCTTTCTGATGCATTAGCTGCACAAGTGGGTGGTCTTGGAATTGCTCCTGGCGCAAATATTGGTGATGGATATGCATTGTTTGAAGCAACGCATGGAACAGCACCAAAGTATGCAGGTCAAGACAAAGTCAATCCAGGATCAGTAATTTTGAGTGGAAACATGATGTTTGAATATCTTGGCTGGACTGAAGTTGTGCAGATGATTGAAAAAGCATTTGAAAAAACTCTGGCGCAAAAAGTTGTTACTTATGATTTTGCACGCCAATTGGAAGGGGCAAAAGAAGTTAAATGTTCCGAATTTGCCAAAGCAATCATTTCGAACTTATAA